In a genomic window of Dolichospermum sp. DET69:
- a CDS encoding CopG family transcriptional regulator, whose translation MSTKKPRKSLDDALANEFVFGSTPPEIEQPQVDTVAETISAPTIENDSSVVTQTIKTITPSPESKSSIMSQLQQVPPKEATVRLTVDLTESMHRKLSMWAAKTGRKKSELVRFLLDQALQEVNE comes from the coding sequence GTGAGTACCAAGAAACCTCGAAAGTCCCTAGATGATGCCCTGGCAAATGAGTTTGTCTTTGGCAGTACACCACCGGAAATAGAACAGCCCCAGGTTGATACCGTGGCAGAAACCATATCAGCGCCGACAATCGAAAATGATTCCTCAGTCGTCACACAAACTATCAAAACTATCACCCCATCCCCAGAATCTAAATCATCAATTATGTCTCAACTTCAACAAGTTCCCCCCAAAGAAGCAACAGTGCGTTTAACCGTTGATTTAACTGAATCAATGCACCGCAAATTATCTATGTGGGCTGCGAAAACAGGTCGCAAAAAGTCTGAACTTGTCCGTTTCTTACTTGATCAAGCACTTCAAGAAGTTAATGAGTAA
- a CDS encoding DNA-binding protein: protein MTTINQGEELRAKVFEICENLYKNNEKINRDVVREKLGGGSFSTICPIIKEWRESRFVQSEEEESTTSNIIKAETSEITESPEELKVTSINSEFIPDIETEGMMQSSAKAAFNMHVAKKAMTTHFYENPDLLPPELKARLEVINQNFTQQRSNTDDAAYDSQNLINIMMNKLKKKQDDLKLIG from the coding sequence ATGACTACCATAAATCAGGGTGAAGAATTAAGAGCAAAGGTTTTTGAAATTTGTGAAAATCTATATAAAAATAATGAAAAAATAAACAGGGATGTTGTACGAGAAAAGTTAGGTGGTGGCAGTTTCAGTACAATTTGTCCCATCATTAAAGAATGGAGAGAATCAAGATTTGTACAATCAGAAGAAGAAGAAAGTACAACTTCTAATATTATCAAAGCCGAAACATCTGAGATTACGGAAAGCCCAGAAGAATTAAAAGTAACATCAATAAATAGTGAATTTATTCCTGATATTGAAACGGAAGGCATGATGCAATCAAGCGCAAAAGCCGCGTTTAATATGCACGTTGCTAAAAAAGCAATGACAACCCATTTTTATGAAAATCCTGATCTGTTACCACCCGAACTCAAAGCTAGACTGGAGGTAATCAACCAAAATTTTACGCAGCAACGCAGCAACACGGACGATGCTGCATACGATTCCCAGAATCTGATCAATATAATGATGAACAAACTCAAGAAAAAACAGGACGACCTCAAACTAATTGGTTAA
- a CDS encoding GIY-YIG nuclease family protein: MNNKIPFITPNLVEDLSKTGIYCITQKSTGRRYIGSTSVGFYQRWKRHLKELKRLKHHSLFLQRAWDKYGSEDFVFEIIETHEILTDKNNQGLLDLEQHYLNTFKPEFNVSPSAHNRKGVKASKETRIKISSARKRQAKRPCSEETKKKISESNKGKHCASIETRRKMSDAKKGLSVRAINTYFLTSPNGATITVNNLKEFCKENNLNYQNLFAVVRGTRKTSQGWKIIKIDN, translated from the coding sequence ATGAATAATAAAATACCTTTTATTACCCCCAACTTGGTTGAAGATTTATCAAAAACTGGGATTTATTGCATTACACAAAAAAGCACAGGGAGAAGATATATAGGAAGCACATCGGTAGGGTTCTATCAAAGATGGAAACGACACTTGAAAGAACTGAAAAGGTTAAAACATCATAGCTTATTCTTGCAACGAGCCTGGGATAAATACGGCTCTGAAGATTTTGTTTTTGAAATCATTGAAACCCACGAAATACTAACGGATAAAAACAATCAGGGGTTGTTGGACTTAGAGCAACATTATTTAAATACTTTTAAACCAGAGTTTAATGTATCACCTTCCGCTCATAACAGAAAAGGCGTAAAAGCATCTAAAGAGACACGTATTAAAATATCTTCAGCAAGAAAGAGGCAAGCCAAAAGACCTTGTAGCGAAGAAACTAAAAAGAAAATATCTGAATCAAATAAAGGGAAACATTGTGCAAGTATTGAAACCAGAAGAAAAATGTCTGATGCAAAGAAGGGGTTATCTGTTAGAGCGATCAATACTTATTTTTTGACATCTCCAAATGGTGCGACCATAACAGTTAACAACTTGAAAGAATTTTGTAAAGAAAATAACTTGAATTATCAAAACTTATTTGCTGTAGTAAGAGGCACTAGAAAGACCTCTCAGGGTTGGAAAATTATCAAAATTGATAATTAG
- a CDS encoding ATP-binding protein, which produces MKPLPQATLKPQGKVIEKERSHSGIFLGDKCYWNPATLRNGHAVVLGTSGSGKTQTLKSMAYELPSLFPEIKVILIDLHGDLGLPNEVCYRLDAESPHGLNPLVLDLDPRGGGPDLQAIGISSILRKSLKMGDNQQGLLLNCFISCYENRGIFQKQQSTWTNQPPTFADLEAELESRVEDGCKDSEKLLLKMAATFKYGIFSKPQPSLDFPLVRFDLSALAKVPGLSAIAAETLLKQLLDSHKLKGEIADKTPRSYVILDECKEVKSSETLARISAEARKFGLCTIVASQRDAHISGEVLANSSLKLVLAVDETEISSVKKRFRFSETMIASLQPLEALVRMDGDGMKTKILPYYLRIKK; this is translated from the coding sequence ATGAAACCATTACCACAAGCTACATTGAAGCCACAGGGTAAAGTAATTGAGAAAGAGCGATCGCACTCTGGCATATTCTTAGGTGATAAATGCTATTGGAATCCGGCTACTTTAAGAAATGGTCATGCAGTGGTTTTAGGGACTTCTGGAAGTGGTAAGACTCAAACCTTAAAATCAATGGCTTATGAATTACCGTCACTGTTCCCAGAAATTAAAGTTATTTTAATAGACTTGCATGGGGATTTAGGACTACCTAATGAAGTTTGCTATAGGTTAGATGCAGAATCACCACACGGGCTTAATCCACTGGTTTTAGACTTAGATCCTAGAGGTGGTGGTCCCGATTTGCAAGCGATCGGCATTTCATCAATTCTTAGAAAATCCTTAAAAATGGGAGATAATCAACAAGGATTACTACTTAACTGTTTTATAAGCTGCTACGAAAACAGGGGAATATTTCAGAAGCAACAATCAACATGGACTAATCAACCTCCTACCTTTGCTGATTTAGAAGCTGAATTAGAAAGCCGTGTAGAGGATGGTTGTAAAGATTCAGAGAAACTATTGTTAAAAATGGCTGCTACATTTAAGTACGGCATATTTAGCAAACCACAGCCGTCCTTAGATTTCCCACTCGTTAGATTTGACTTATCAGCATTAGCTAAAGTACCTGGATTATCAGCTATAGCCGCAGAAACTCTTTTAAAACAATTGCTTGATTCTCATAAATTGAAGGGTGAAATTGCAGATAAAACACCTCGCAGCTATGTGATATTGGATGAATGTAAAGAAGTTAAATCATCGGAAACCCTTGCCAGAATATCAGCAGAAGCCCGTAAATTTGGATTATGTACAATTGTGGCTAGTCAACGAGATGCCCATATCTCAGGAGAAGTCCTAGCCAATTCGTCTCTCAAGCTGGTATTAGCTGTAGATGAAACTGAAATTAGTAGTGTTAAAAAGAGATTTAGATTTTCTGAAACTATGATTGCTTCTTTGCAACCCTTAGAGGCATTAGTCAGGATGGATGGAGATGGTATGAAAACTAAAATTTTACCTTACTACCTGCGTATAAAGAAATAA
- a CDS encoding helix-turn-helix transcriptional regulator — MSIKINLKEIREIKNISQFELAKLSEMSPQNIQKLEQGRAKGIQFDVLNKLCDVLNCEVKDLIIKE; from the coding sequence ATGAGTATAAAAATTAATCTCAAAGAAATTAGAGAGATTAAAAACATATCGCAATTTGAGCTTGCCAAACTTTCAGAAATGTCGCCTCAAAACATTCAAAAGTTAGAACAAGGAAGAGCAAAAGGAATTCAATTTGATGTATTAAATAAACTTTGTGATGTGTTAAATTGTGAAGTCAAAGATTTAATTATCAAAGAATAG
- a CDS encoding metal-dependent hydrolase, whose protein sequence is MLGLSHLLISGTAASLLLETADPVVIIVAAMGGLLPDVDISTSPAGRLFPWISGYFESTMPHRSCTHSLVASGVVAIAFYGIALFFPQFIPIASALTIGYTFGWFADCFTKGGAEMFWPNPVRCVCPGNRNFRLTTGSNAEYIVLVALIAIALSVFSINNEGGVLTQFNRLIGSTSGVEGIYNKSGATHRIIANIKGISAVNRSRMDGQFTIIQDNGTGFIVLDPNTNKIYKAATDPDSQIIIEQITADVGKPAVTNVETIVLEDDVIGEVISKFNRSGAMVFVSGGLSVDDFDTTVLTPDPFQFKFITASPSTIKLDAAPLNTVIKFLGDEFASGSLEVRSIISSN, encoded by the coding sequence ATGTTAGGGCTATCACACTTATTAATTAGTGGTACTGCGGCCAGTTTATTACTCGAAACTGCTGATCCTGTAGTAATTATTGTTGCGGCAATGGGTGGTTTACTTCCAGATGTTGATATTTCCACCTCACCAGCCGGTCGGTTATTTCCTTGGATATCTGGATATTTTGAAAGTACCATGCCTCACAGAAGCTGCACCCATTCATTGGTTGCTAGTGGTGTTGTAGCGATCGCCTTTTATGGAATAGCACTATTTTTCCCACAATTCATACCGATAGCGAGCGCCCTAACAATTGGTTATACATTTGGCTGGTTTGCGGATTGTTTTACTAAAGGCGGTGCAGAAATGTTCTGGCCAAATCCTGTTCGATGTGTTTGTCCTGGCAATCGTAATTTTCGGTTAACAACAGGCAGTAATGCCGAATATATTGTACTTGTTGCTCTAATAGCGATCGCATTATCAGTATTTAGTATCAATAATGAAGGTGGAGTTTTAACCCAATTTAACAGGCTAATTGGCTCAACATCAGGAGTAGAGGGAATTTATAATAAGTCAGGGGCAACTCATAGAATTATTGCCAATATCAAAGGTATCAGTGCTGTTAATAGATCAAGAATGGATGGACAATTCACTATTATTCAAGACAATGGTACAGGATTTATAGTCTTAGATCCTAATACCAATAAAATTTACAAGGCCGCAACAGACCCGGATAGTCAAATTATTATTGAACAAATTACTGCTGATGTGGGCAAACCTGCTGTTACCAACGTTGAAACTATCGTTTTAGAAGATGACGTAATTGGAGAAGTGATTTCCAAATTTAACAGGTCAGGAGCAATGGTATTTGTGAGTGGTGGATTGTCGGTAGATGATTTTGATACTACTGTATTAACACCAGATCCTTTTCAATTCAAATTTATTACTGCTTCACCAAGTACAATTAAATTAGATGCTGCACCTCTGAATACCGTGATTAAATTTTTAGGAGATGAATTTGCATCAGGTAGCTTAGAAGTCAGATCAATTATTTCCAGTAACTAA
- a CDS encoding AAA family ATPase, whose product MAVSKSVIAFINQKGGCSKSTSAVHLAYWLSRKGHKVRLLDADAQRSSSVWLKSMESEIATTVLNVPDELLEQIPELAAECDYLIVDGPAGLSEASRAILFRTDLAVIPCQPTGLDLQSASDAVRLIKQAQSVRGGSPSAAVFISRAVKGTKLKDEAIALLSKIQEVSVLKTVIHQKQAIADTFGQGTTIWGLSGRPAAESQREYEKLFKEIVGMLK is encoded by the coding sequence ATGGCAGTAAGCAAATCAGTAATTGCATTTATCAATCAGAAAGGGGGCTGCTCAAAGTCCACCTCAGCCGTGCATTTAGCCTATTGGTTATCGCGCAAGGGTCATAAAGTCAGATTGTTAGATGCCGACGCACAGCGCAGTAGTTCAGTGTGGTTGAAGTCTATGGAATCGGAAATTGCCACAACGGTATTAAATGTACCTGATGAACTTTTGGAACAAATCCCAGAATTAGCAGCCGAATGTGACTATTTAATTGTGGATGGACCAGCAGGATTATCAGAAGCAAGTCGGGCAATATTATTTAGGACTGATTTAGCTGTTATTCCTTGTCAACCCACTGGTTTAGATTTACAATCTGCCAGTGATGCAGTGCGCTTAATCAAACAAGCTCAATCTGTACGCGGGGGTTCACCATCAGCGGCAGTATTTATTAGTCGTGCTGTTAAGGGTACTAAGTTAAAAGATGAGGCGATCGCCCTGCTATCAAAAATCCAGGAAGTATCGGTGTTAAAAACGGTGATTCACCAAAAACAAGCAATAGCAGATACCTTTGGACAAGGTACAACTATTTGGGGATTGTCCGGTCGTCCAGCGGCGGAATCACAACGGGAGTATGAAAAATTGTTTAAAGAAATTGTAGGGATGCTGAAGTGA
- a CDS encoding ATP-binding protein, producing the protein MSLAITLFSLFPQLPKSSPKNKDYEDEPEAVEEFTIYRQAELNRTTASLLANGAILIVGEEGSGKSVLGNAVVERLSDDGFLVAFVEPTTTKQMLLQIAQQFDLATEDLDGKNLTVDKLKRAIADFLKKNTAFVILDDAQNCDMKFRIWLKQLRRQGVPMLVLATDPPRSDIFINIPRIELKPLPEKAVRQIMKRAAIERAIALTAADLSKLQERAGGNPMLAIRAIEEEYLGIEMEGADHRRYFDIIPLMLIVGVFFVIMRFIGLGTNNQALYIFSGISAAIFLGVSRLLYSLPREDRRIR; encoded by the coding sequence ATTAGTTTAGCTATTACACTATTCTCACTTTTTCCACAGCTACCTAAGTCATCCCCTAAAAATAAAGATTATGAAGATGAACCGGAAGCAGTGGAAGAATTTACCATTTATAGACAAGCCGAACTAAACCGCACCACCGCATCATTACTCGCCAATGGGGCAATTTTAATTGTCGGTGAAGAAGGTAGCGGTAAATCTGTATTAGGAAACGCAGTAGTTGAGAGATTAAGTGATGACGGATTTTTAGTGGCCTTTGTTGAACCGACAACGACCAAACAAATGCTGTTGCAAATTGCTCAACAGTTTGATCTGGCAACTGAGGATTTAGATGGGAAAAATCTAACTGTGGATAAACTCAAAAGAGCGATCGCTGATTTCTTGAAAAAAAATACAGCGTTTGTGATTCTCGATGATGCTCAAAACTGTGATATGAAATTTAGAATTTGGCTCAAACAGTTACGCCGTCAGGGTGTGCCGATGTTGGTTTTAGCCACAGATCCACCGCGTTCCGATATCTTTATTAACATTCCCAGAATTGAATTAAAACCATTACCAGAGAAGGCTGTTAGGCAAATTATGAAACGTGCAGCAATTGAAAGAGCGATCGCCTTAACAGCAGCAGATTTATCCAAATTACAGGAACGAGCAGGGGGAAATCCAATGTTAGCTATCCGTGCCATTGAAGAGGAATATTTAGGGATAGAAATGGAGGGAGCGGATCACCGCCGTTACTTCGATATCATACCACTAATGTTAATCGTGGGGGTATTTTTCGTGATTATGCGGTTTATCGGATTAGGGACTAATAACCAAGCTCTCTATATATTTAGTGGAATTAGTGCAGCGATATTTCTGGGAGTATCCAGATTACTTTATAGCTTGCCACGGGAGGACAGAAGAATCAGATGA
- a CDS encoding type II toxin-antitoxin system RelE/ParE family toxin, which translates to MAIILKKPLAEIDLLATWDFIANESLEKADGFLQKIENKLKILAENPGMGRKRDELVPGLRSFLVGSYLIFYYPLNQGIEVIRVLHGARDIPSFFEDSLENE; encoded by the coding sequence ATGGCAATTATTCTGAAAAAACCCCTTGCTGAAATTGATTTATTAGCTACTTGGGATTTCATTGCTAATGAAAGCCTTGAAAAAGCAGATGGTTTCCTACAAAAGATAGAAAATAAACTCAAAATCCTCGCAGAAAATCCTGGTATGGGCAGAAAACGGGATGAATTAGTGCCAGGTTTACGGAGTTTTCTAGTAGGAAGTTATCTGATTTTTTACTACCCCCTCAACCAAGGAATTGAAGTTATCCGTGTTTTGCATGGAGCAAGAGATATCCCCAGCTTTTTTGAGGATTCTTTAGAAAATGAATAA
- a CDS encoding HNH endonuclease, with translation MDFDKDKFYLGKLCHHNHKWNELEQSLRYCSINRCVQCIKENRPTPEQQRAQYQKNREKRLQTAKKCRDMNPQRVKESQKKYREKNKEKIKAYMKKWEETNKEKRSDYHSKYYSENSELISERRKSYFKTEKGKLTARRTSKRRKARKRGVHLVNYTDKQIRERYEQFQNSCAYCCKNVKLFRDHFIPVSKGGPDCLGNIVPACLICNSSKQNADPMEWYKSQEFYSLTQWKKILKILGKTELNYTQIPLF, from the coding sequence ATGGATTTTGATAAAGATAAGTTTTATTTAGGTAAACTTTGTCATCATAACCATAAATGGAATGAACTTGAACAAAGTTTACGCTATTGCTCAATTAATCGCTGCGTTCAGTGTATTAAAGAGAACAGACCAACACCAGAGCAGCAAAGAGCGCAATACCAAAAAAACAGAGAAAAGAGGCTACAGACTGCTAAAAAGTGCAGGGATATGAATCCACAGAGAGTAAAAGAAAGCCAGAAAAAATACAGAGAGAAAAATAAAGAAAAAATAAAAGCCTACATGAAAAAATGGGAAGAAACCAACAAAGAGAAGAGGAGTGACTATCATAGTAAATATTATTCTGAGAATTCCGAGTTAATATCTGAAAGGAGAAAAAGTTACTTTAAAACAGAAAAAGGTAAACTAACAGCAAGGCGAACCAGTAAAAGAAGAAAAGCTAGAAAGCGTGGAGTTCATTTAGTTAATTACACAGATAAGCAGATTAGAGAACGATATGAGCAATTTCAAAATTCTTGTGCTTACTGCTGTAAAAATGTTAAGCTTTTTCGTGATCATTTTATTCCAGTTAGTAAAGGTGGACCTGATTGTTTAGGTAATATAGTTCCTGCTTGCTTAATCTGCAATTCTAGTAAGCAAAATGCAGATCCAATGGAGTGGTATAAATCTCAAGAGTTTTATTCACTTACTCAATGGAAGAAGATACTTAAAATTCTTGGAAAAACCGAACTAAATTACACTCAAATTCCGTTGTTTTAA
- a CDS encoding HNH endonuclease has protein sequence MGYPKHWKKLAKAIKEKANWCCQKCNRLLPPDQPKESRTYLQVHHWNRDPSDNRLENLVALCPKCHLSYHRGGKGNISVGQLSLFDISQF, from the coding sequence ATGGGATACCCCAAACACTGGAAAAAACTAGCCAAAGCCATCAAGGAAAAAGCTAATTGGTGTTGTCAGAAGTGTAATCGCCTTTTACCTCCAGATCAACCAAAGGAATCCCGTACATATCTACAAGTTCACCACTGGAATCGTGATCCATCTGACAATAGACTCGAAAATTTAGTAGCTTTATGTCCAAAATGTCATCTTAGTTATCATCGTGGTGGTAAGGGTAATATTTCTGTGGGGCAGTTGTCGTTGTTTGATATTTCCCAATTTTAG
- a CDS encoding tyrosine-type recombinase/integrase, whose product MNESPQIGEITVVNSLALTAPTPLTEHPAAVYLSSLSPGSRSAMRQSLNAIARILTSNECDALTLNWAELRYKHTALLRCIIMERYAPATANKMLSALRRVLKESLRLELMDARDFARAVDIPNIKLSKELKGRFLSEAEINALMQVCFDDPTPIGYRDAALIAILRGAGLRRGESVNLMLSDFHSGSVKVRSGKGGKDRTVYLPDAVLPTIEDWLEIRGRVAGALICHINKSGAVTLRQLTPQAVLFILEKRGTEAGVTNFSAHDFRRTFISELLDSTDIVTVQKLAGHASPELTSRYDRRGEEVKQRAVQAINVPKRR is encoded by the coding sequence ATGAATGAATCCCCGCAAATTGGTGAAATAACTGTTGTCAATTCCCTAGCTTTGACTGCACCCACCCCCCTAACTGAACACCCCGCTGCTGTCTATCTTTCTTCTCTATCCCCCGGTTCTCGTTCCGCGATGAGGCAATCTTTAAATGCGATCGCTCGTATCCTCACCAGCAATGAATGTGATGCACTAACTTTAAATTGGGCTGAACTGCGTTATAAACACACAGCTTTATTACGGTGTATAATAATGGAAAGATATGCACCAGCCACAGCTAATAAAATGCTGAGTGCGTTAAGGAGAGTCTTGAAAGAATCATTACGACTTGAATTAATGGACGCTAGAGATTTTGCTAGGGCTGTAGACATCCCGAATATTAAGCTGTCTAAGGAATTGAAAGGGCGCTTTTTATCTGAAGCTGAAATTAATGCCCTGATGCAAGTATGTTTTGATGACCCTACTCCCATTGGTTATAGGGATGCGGCGTTGATAGCAATTTTGCGGGGTGCAGGTTTACGCCGGGGGGAATCGGTAAATTTAATGTTGAGTGACTTCCATTCTGGCAGTGTTAAAGTTCGCAGTGGTAAGGGTGGTAAAGATAGAACTGTTTATTTACCAGATGCAGTTTTACCAACTATCGAAGACTGGTTAGAAATTAGAGGGCGTGTTGCTGGGGCTTTAATCTGCCACATTAATAAATCCGGGGCGGTGACTTTACGACAACTGACACCCCAAGCGGTATTATTTATTTTAGAAAAACGGGGTACAGAAGCTGGTGTTACTAACTTTTCTGCCCATGATTTTCGCAGGACTTTTATCTCTGAGTTGTTGGATTCTACTGATATTGTTACCGTCCAGAAATTAGCCGGTCATGCCTCACCGGAGTTAACATCAAGATATGACCGCCGGGGTGAGGAAGTTAAACAACGGGCTGTACAGGCGATTAATGTTCCCAAACGTCGTTAA
- a CDS encoding type II toxin-antitoxin system ParD family antitoxin produces the protein MNVSLTTELEKWVHSKVESGMYTSASEVIREGLRLLKEHDALKGIRLAELRQEIQQGIDSGESTPLNMSEIIAKAKQQRQEKQSK, from the coding sequence ATGAACGTTTCTCTCACCACCGAACTAGAAAAGTGGGTACATTCTAAAGTAGAAAGCGGTATGTATACTTCCGCCAGTGAAGTAATTCGGGAAGGACTGCGGCTACTCAAAGAACATGATGCCCTGAAAGGAATACGTCTTGCTGAGTTACGACAAGAAATTCAACAAGGTATTGATAGCGGAGAATCTACACCCTTAAACATGAGTGAAATCATTGCCAAAGCCAAACAACAGCGGCAGGAGAAACAGTCTAAATAA
- a CDS encoding glycosyl hydrolase family 57 → MFKLSDIPTLPEIIDDLPNICGWEQEVLTVVNHNEPIFLPITNLKLADINAVFAIALHMHQPTIPAGNNGSLISNLQYMFTHQQEGDNHNAAPFANCYSRMGDFIPELVAQGCNPRVMLDYSGNLLWGLQQMDRSDILDNLKRITCNPTYQPYVEWLGTMWSHAVIPSTPIADIKLHIIAWQHYFAAIFGWEALARVKGFSPPEMHLPNHPDTLFAFIKALKECGYRWLLVQEHTVETINGQSLNYKHLPHRLIARNSQGEEISITALIKTQGSDTKLVAQMQPYYEAKTLSKQKLGDVVVPPIVSQIGDGENGGVMMNEFPGGFKQAWGDMVQNGGGKTGVVGVCGTEYLELLAAAGCQPEDFPTCQASGQHQIWAQIAEDNYQPDAVENAIQQLKKNHPNFHIDGTSWTNHISWVQGYENVLSPMYKFSNLFHQKFDDLLSDQSSVNLTQDSQYRQLLLHNLLLQTSCFRYWGQGTWTDYAQEIYRLGEKLL, encoded by the coding sequence ATGTTTAAATTATCAGATATACCTACATTACCCGAAATTATTGATGATTTGCCAAATATCTGCGGTTGGGAACAGGAAGTGTTGACTGTAGTTAACCACAATGAGCCTATTTTTTTACCGATTACTAATCTGAAATTAGCAGATATTAATGCAGTATTTGCTATCGCTCTGCATATGCACCAACCCACTATCCCAGCCGGAAATAATGGTTCATTAATCAGCAATTTGCAATATATGTTTACACATCAGCAAGAAGGAGATAACCACAATGCTGCCCCTTTTGCTAATTGTTATAGTCGCATGGGAGATTTTATTCCTGAATTAGTTGCACAAGGTTGTAATCCCCGTGTGATGTTGGATTATTCTGGTAATCTTTTATGGGGACTGCAACAAATGGACAGAAGTGATATTCTAGATAATCTTAAACGCATCACTTGCAATCCTACCTACCAGCCCTATGTAGAATGGTTAGGGACTATGTGGAGTCATGCTGTCATCCCTTCCACACCCATAGCAGATATTAAACTCCATATTATCGCTTGGCAACATTATTTTGCCGCAATTTTTGGCTGGGAAGCATTAGCAAGAGTCAAAGGATTTTCCCCTCCAGAAATGCACTTACCAAACCATCCAGATACCTTGTTTGCATTTATCAAAGCCTTGAAAGAATGTGGTTATCGTTGGTTATTGGTGCAAGAACATACTGTAGAAACAATTAATGGTCAGTCTTTAAATTATAAACATTTACCACATCGGTTAATAGCTCGCAATTCCCAAGGGGAAGAAATTAGTATTACTGCATTGATAAAAACCCAAGGTTCAGACACTAAATTAGTCGCCCAAATGCAGCCATACTATGAAGCCAAAACTTTATCTAAACAAAAATTAGGTGATGTTGTCGTCCCTCCCATAGTTAGTCAAATAGGTGATGGTGAAAATGGTGGTGTGATGATGAATGAATTTCCCGGCGGTTTTAAACAAGCTTGGGGGGATATGGTGCAAAATGGAGGAGGTAAAACTGGTGTTGTTGGTGTTTGCGGTACAGAATATTTAGAATTATTAGCAGCAGCAGGTTGTCAACCCGAAGACTTTCCTACTTGTCAAGCAAGTGGACAACATCAAATTTGGGCGCAAATTGCCGAAGATAATTATCAACCAGATGCTGTAGAAAATGCGATTCAACAACTGAAAAAAAATCACCCCAATTTTCATATTGATGGCACATCATGGACTAATCATATTAGTTGGGTGCAAGGATACGAAAATGTTTTATCTCCCATGTACAAATTTAGCAATTTATTTCATCAGAAATTTGACGATTTATTATCAGATCAATCCAGTGTAAATCTGACTCAAGACAGTCAATATCGCCAACTGCTATTACATAATCTCTTATTACAAACTAGCTGTTTTCGTTATTGGGGGCAAGGTACTTGGACAGACTATGCCCAAGAAATTTACCGACTTGGAGAGAAATTACTTTAA